TTATGTGAAGGTTACACATAAATAGAAAGAATAGTTTAGATAAAAATGTAGTTAAATTCACGGAAATGTGGATTTTCATGTAGTCTTGCTAgaaatttttacatatatattctcCAAATATAATCTTAGATCGAAGTTCATGTAGGTATTAAGTatgtagtttttataaatcatgTTATAAACTAACGGGGCGTAGATATTAGCCAGATCCCATTTGCtagtgttaaataattataataattttatttagaagtATGTACTATAAAatggtaaattaaattgaGTGTTAAAGTATTGTAGTCTTCTATACCTAATTAAGTGCTTgattatgaatttattaaattgcttttaaattaTGGATTCTGTATTTTagtcataaattaaattccagATGCGAATTGCTAGATTATTGGGAGTGGCAGGAACAGATGTACCACTATCTGAGATTCAAGCTCTTATGGCACCCTATAAGGTACGTTATACGcagcgtccatgcgtcgggttatGTCTCTCGCCATATGGCGAGGAGGCCGATGACTGGCCATGCGTCTTGCTCGttaacgggtgctacttgtggtggcTGGTtggacttgaattcgtgtatgcggtgatgttagtaatttcgactatgtattggCGTGTTATTTCCATGACAAGTGCATGTTCCTATTTTACCATGCCTCTTGCTGATAGACggcaaatctttgtttttagtttattttattattattaatagttaactattattacaattggaacatggtgtagtggttgcagctccttacaaacattgtgtaacacaaaaaacttggcgattacaAAGAGTAGcgtagagtttattgccagttcttctgttccgttctacgcccttgatttgagaactggcagtaaatgtaaaattagaagcatttaatatgtatttcttgtttaacgttcataagtgtacatggtgttacctatatgaatgaatgattttgatttgatttgatatatataataatcagtTGAACAAGTGTTAATAAtaccaaaaactttgaaaaTCCATTTTTAAAGGCGTAGAACGAACCATTTGTAAAGGAGTAGGGATCGATTGTATTAACAGTCACTGTCGAACCAGAGAAtacattttaatcaatttcTTGTTCTATAATTTCAGATCGGGGTTAATGGTTATGCTTTTATGGTGACAAATAACGGATATATTTTGATTCATCCCGATTTGAGGCCAGTGGTAAGTggcgtatttttatttaattttctctatctattgaatttattacattactaTGTTACAGTTTCAACAAATCCTAAAACCGAGTTATAACAGCGTGGATATGATCGAAGTGGAGTTGTTTGATGACGACAGAAGTCCACGAAATTTCAGTAAAGAATTGACTGCGGTGAGTAAAGCatcattaaaagtaaaataaaattttaagtcctggtttgtatataacaaattaaattacagtTGCGTCAAGATGTAATCGATCAGAAAACCGGCAATAAGATAATGAATGTCAAGTACCATATGGATGACATGGTgaggtttttaattaatttacctaTATTCGCACCCTTCACATTGTTCGATAGTGAGGCTTCTTTAAGTACAgtaaataattctaaaatgttgttgttgttgttgttgttgttgttgttgttgttgttgtttgtttgtttgttgttatgtatatatttcagAAAAGAGTATCACGTGGTAAGAAGCACTACTTCTGGACTGGTATAAGCGATTCGCCCTTCACCTTGGTGGTAACGATACCAGAGAACTACGGACGCCATAGAATAACACCACCGCCTACAGACGACATACATCGCCTATCGCTCACGTCAAAGAATATTTCGGCCAGACAATATCTGTCTGACAAGTGGAGTGTGCATCCCGATTGGTAAGATTCATCGTTATAAAGAAGTACAGTAACACTGGTGTAATTCttgcagtggcgtaacaatagggtggcagccggcagggctggcaaatcaccacgggcccccgacccaagagggcccctgcccaagagatattatgttctatggatgaatgtgaagtcttcAATACgaattgggctagcgtggggcctacagaccattccctctcggctaagagaggaggcctatgtcatgtgcccattagtgggacatatacaacgtgtatttgagtattaactttatttgaaaatctcaaagtttattaaaattaaactaagtaTAACGTGataatttttactgatagggccccataaaaagaatttgccacgggccccagatggtatagttacgccactgaatTCTTGCTGTCTTaccttttaaattcataaaatataatattatattatgtattgtaaATGTGACTaatgaatacaatttataaagaatacaCATTTTGaacacaatacatattttgaagcaaatttttatgttagtcTCTGTGCTAGGCGCGTTCATCCAAATAAATCACATACATTgcagataaaataatatctaggCACTAAATAGAGTAACTTCCTTAATTTATAACGTACGATAaggtacaatatttttgtccTTATCACGCTAATGataatttcgtaataaataaatgtgacatAACCAACTTTACTTGGCTTATTGCAAATTTGTAATTAGATCTAAAATCTAGGTTATACTGTCGCCACTACGAGCGCACATTTGCAACTCCCGAGGAGgaattattatactttttgGAGCGCGTTGCAAAGCCTGGTTGGCGCTGGCCAGCGAAACCTCGCCCGCCCGAACATCACAAGAATAAACAGGGACACGGGCATAACGGTAACATGAAAGCTATTGATTGATaaagttgttatattttacatagaaaCCACTAATGAACAGCaaaaataaaggaaaatgGAGTTGGAAAATCTATCTGCTTAAAGCGGGTGAAGGCACAATTATATCATGACTCCTACGCCTACctttaaatttgtgtttcgGACCACAATCAAACACGAAGATCCACCCATGAGTGAATAATTGTGTCGAATTAGAGAATAGATAACACTAATAACTAATACtgaagtaatattataatctgtGAACCAGACGTAGAgcactttaataataacattaattacatcgtaatattaaaaaagtcgtttaattacattttactaATCTTTCAATCTAACTGGTAAATATTTGTTGGAATGGTAAGtgatataagatttttttggcaaaattttaaaattaacgacaattttacattaaaggTTCTGTAGATAGCGAAAGGAAACCAGCGCAAAGGATTGAATACTATTGTAAGTTATTtctaaatactattttttttttttttaagttatacttctttaggcgcgttatgaaaaatttatgagagtgaaattttacgatgcgcgcgcaccgtgacacaaaattatcagtatgggcgccgagcgtgcgcgagcgagatgggaataagacaatctacttgtagtactttttaaacaaataaagcagttttaattattttttcaaagaaatttagcaatgctttttcacaaagacctattacTATATAAGATAgatacttagttaaaaggttatgaaacatacctagttattaaattgaattaataatataatataataattattattattaatattaattaataattgaataatatacttaatattaaatattgttaaattattcacgctaaatgtttattattaattatttaatatttaaaaaaaaataaagaaagccaaagaagtataacttcttacgcgcgtacataagtacacgcaccattttttttgttaactttacaaacattttataaattaaattctgcGAATAATACAAACTTACTATTCTGTCTAGGTGACCATGGACTTATGCAAGCGTTGGTATACGACGCCAGAAACACGGCATGGTTCAACAAAAGCATATCCGAATCTGCCTCGGATGAAAAGGCGTAAGTATTTTTTCTACTTTGACACCCTTAACTTGAATCAAACACCGAATaggaaaataattaacaagcATTACAGTTAACTTAGTCACTCAATTAtgtataagttttataaattatgcaCATATAACTTACTTTTGCACATACATTCTGTTATTCCGCCTGGATAGCCCGTTGACCAAAGTGATTGGATTGTTACCGAGGTAATGTATCACGAATTTGCACGTTTCGTTAAGCTTTTTGTGAAATCTATCCTATCAATCTATCTTCGGAATCCCTAAGTGTATCCTACTCGGACAATTGAACGGCAACTTTAGCATAAATACGTGCTTAAAATTGTTCATCAATCAAGACAAAAATTGGTAGCGACAATAATAATAGCACATTTCGTATTACAAAGTGCAATcgatcacaaattaaacacTTGTTAAGAGTTCTTTACATTTAAGATTAAATGCAATATTATAGCAGCCTGGATGTAAGTTTATGTTTGATGTTGTCTACAAAGCTTTCAAGGATACTTGTAAGTTCAGAAAAAAACATCGGTGTTTTCAAAGTAAATATGCATCGTTTATTACTGGGGCTATCTTCTCGCTTTACTGAAGTTTTCTTGCTAATATTTCATCTTTGAATCGTAAaggtaacaaaaataaagtaaaggtATCCACAATGTTTCGACTTTGACGTCTCTGCCATTACTAAACCGTTTTTATTATCCTCAATTTACGTACGTACCTTCAATGGAGCAATTCTTTTTTTCTACGTCATATATTCTGattgatataataatactataacaaatataattaactttacaattgtttttgtCACAGGGCGGAGTTCATACAACGTTTTGGGTATATAGTGGCATTTTTGGCTACGCACAGCGGTCTAACAAGGTGGCAAATGCACCCGCCTAAGGAACACGATGATAAGTGAGTatatagtaaattttataaaagaattaCCTTTTTTGAACTTTGTAAACTACACAACCTTTTAGGTAGATAGGTTCTAAAGCACAATAGACGAGAGCCTAACCTATACAACCGGTCGTCCATAAACTcccactaaattaataataataaaataatatttacttgccacaaaaacatattatacatcCATAAGATCCATATCTTACATGTTTAAGGTTGCAACAGGTAGTTAAACTGGGAAACTGTGCCTTAAAAACTTAATCTTAAGTATGGTGtaactaattttatgtaaagttAAAGACTGATTTTGCGAGGAATAAAAAACGGCTAGTTCTTTGCGGTACTTTCGGTCTTTGTGTCAATATTTCTGGAATTTAAAGGTTTAATTAAACTGAGGGTACAATTGCTACCCTCAGTTTATAAATTTCTGAGAATAAAATCCACAGTTGAATTAGTAGTTGCAACTTCTAACTTAATACACAGCaactatttacattaaactagAACCGAATTTTGATCTTggctttaaaaattatttacagagTGGAGTTTGGTAAAGTATGGCCTCGCGCTATTGATGAGGTATGGTATCGTCGTGCAGTGGAACAACACTACGTGGATCCCCTTAGCTACGTCTATAGTGTGGAAATGAATACAGAGAAATTCCCATTGAACGTCAGCTCGGCATTGGTAACGGCTGCCCATGCGGTCTTCCATAGTGACGGACACCGTAAGGCTCCAGCCGCGGTGGTAGGATTCCAGTTCAAACACGAGAGACTGACGGAGTGGTTCGATAATATCACATCCTCGGTGCGTAACCTACTTGTGAAATTTTTATAGGAACATTTATAATCAGTATTTTACACCATCAACTCTTAACTATTTGTCACGTCGCATGTATTAGCATCGTCCAGGCACGATCTGGAGCAACAAATGCAGATTACTGTAGACCGTAACGGCCTACAGGACATGTTAATAAAGCACAGACCGTGCCTGGAACGGTTCtgcgaaaaaattgttaaatatataaaggcgGCAAACAAATCTGAAAGAGCGTATATAGAgcgatagatagatagatagagattagatataatattgtaaataaaaatattaccaatGTAGCCGGGGCGTATTTCGCGAGACGCGTAACACACCATTTCTGAAGtagattattgtaattaatgtaatgtattatgttttattgtaaaaatttaagagATAGAAAAAATCCCTGGACACAATGGCAGgggaaatattaataaaaaaaactacttgtctcttattaatataaatatgtattgtgttaaaacagatgttttgttttaaatttaatatcacatGCTGCTTTTATCATTATGATTCTagacttaaataattattactttcagTGTGAGCATAATAAGGAGTGCGTGACATGCGCTTCGGAGGAATGGGACTGTTACTTAGTAGATAATAACGGCTGGATCGTGGTCAGCAAAGACAGTACACAAACTGGACAGTTCTTTGGAAAGGTATAGAAAATTGTAGCCACATAAGTTTTAGTAGTTTGTTTTATCATTACAGATAAACTATAGGTACCATGctaacgaaaaaaaattactagaaaGTCATTTGTTTCTCCAAAATGATTGATAACTTAGTATAAGTACCTCATAATACATTATATGAGTTTATTTACTAGATTCGACCGGATATAATGCAAAAATTAGTAGAAGACGAGGTGTTTCGTACAGTGCACGTGATTGACTACCAAGCGGTGTGCTTTAGAGAGAAAAAAGTCACGAACCCAGCTTCAACAATAAGAACGGTTAGTTATAATGCTCATTAAATCCAATCGGTTTGTACACATTATATTTCATAGCGGCATACATTTGAATACTAAAATGTATCCTAACAAACTCACACAGCAactattgttaaataaattttaaaatcgatcagtatctttaattatatttatggttatagtatttttattgattatatatttttatatattatatttcagccAATGGAAAATCTGCGGTTAATAATGTCTTGGTTTGTGACCACCTCGGTATGGCTTTATAACTCGGTGTCCTTAACGTTCGCACAGTCCAGCTACTTCGATGACGGTAAGATATCGCTTCAATGTATGTAGCATCCTTTACTGAAACTTGGTTCCAAAACATATAACATTGCTTAGGTCGATTAACCGCTGACCTACCGTTGACGTAAGATAAATCAAGCTGTGAAAAATATCAAGATAAAGAGATGATAATCtataactatattattttcaattgtttatcaagtttaaataatatatataacactaGATCCGCACATGTGCGGAAAGACAAGCGTCGTGGTATTTGAGATCGCAGCAGTACTAATTCAccttttttgttatgttgaCTGTAACACTAAATGAAGCACATTTTTTGTgcataaatgaaataaataagaatgatATAAGTTCGCATAATCTGACGTCGGTTCTCTGTCCGCATAGGCTCTAAAAATTGTTATGATTTACACAGCGGTAGAACAGCTTACAGTATTTTTGCAGTGTTAAATGCGCGTTGTCAGCATGATCTGTTACTGCAACGAGCAccaacaattataaatgtttatttaggaATACATTAGACTAGATAACTAAATTCGGTGTTGTACCAACAAAGCTCTCGTTGTTCTGAGACACAATGCTTAAGAACTCCACAATCTTCTTTAATGTTTGCTACTActtgtatttataatacaaaaacaccGCACAAATACACAAATATGTAAACTTCTCACGGAGCATGAAGGCTCGATGGCAATTTGTCGAATTATTGATGTAGATCGAAATTGTGTATGGAGTCTACGATCGGTTTTAGCTAAGTGATGTAGTAACGACTCCATCTTATTTTCAGAGTATGTTACATCCACTGGTGAGTTATAGTACGAGCACCGTAGACTGTGTCTCAGGGCacttattgaaaattttacttgatatgaatttcacttaaatttttataagtagTTAATTTCGGAATGTGCATGACGTAGAAAATTATCGAGGAGCTGAacctttttttgtatattgtttcATGTTTCTTGCCAGGCGCCTACCATTGCATATAAATCCGAAATCAAATAAGTTATCtccttacaatattttttagaaagcTTCAGCTAAGTTTCATTTGGTAAAACTTGGCCTGGTTTCTGCATGTTGCCATTAGGTTGTTATTTCAGACCTTTTTGAGCGTATTCTTCAATATTTGACCTCTCATCATAaacagttatatttttatactgtaaatattttggcatcattttgaaatttttcgCTCATTcgttttaaaacaacatttaaaccCATCATCATTGATAATGTGTTGTCCAAtgctaataatatatttatttccctaGTTGCGTACCAAAATTACGAAAACGATGAAGACACGGATGACCCATCCATGTCAAAACCGCCCACTCGAATTCATGAGAGAGATTTTGAAAAGATCGTTCTTATAAACCGAACTCGTCCAACACCTTGCGATCGAGAGATGTTTTTGTACCAAATAGACTACAAGAACTTGGAGGCGAAGTTGAATAAGCCCTTGACAGAATGTTCGAGACCATTTTACGCGCAGCTCGtgaattatacaaatatgCTGCTGGTGGTCGTTGACGCGATGTGTGCGAAGAAAGATGTCTCGATATTATCAATAGACCCAGCAGAAGTTCAGTACAATGAATCATTACCTTGTCTGAAACATAAGCATCCTTTGTATCGGAAGCAGCCGTCATCGTGCATACGAAATCATACTGAGGTAACCATCAAAACTAAAAAGGCCTTATTATAAATCGTGGATTAAATTCATTCtttcattttgtatgatgatttactattttaaaagagtaccgagagtttttacGCCGACTTTTTCTGCCTGCCTACACCCTCTATCTCCTTTGCCGATAAGTAGGggtctaccgattcaaatttaatgacttggtagtgatacctgtatcttatattccataataaacatattttaagttttttttagtttaaagtaCAGTATTGACATGGTCACGATCTTATTTCTGCCTGAAATCTACTGAAATGAACAATTATATAATGATGCAGTGTTAAGTGTTATCTTGTCATTACTACGCGCTAATTGTATTGAACAAATCATCGCATCAACCTGTATGACATCTTGTGACCCCTCATTGGGGCACATATTTTCCTCTGTTCTATAGAAACAATTTTAGAAACAAATAGGTGATCTATGCCTACGACAAGAGATACTTCTAGTGCTGCATATTGGAGCTTCGAACGCAAGCTCAGGGTTGAGAGTagagttagttttttttatggctctggcacgatttgtgcattagccagcgtcaagtataggattttttataattttttataatttttttaaaattgtctttagaaattcgaccgtgtcctccatgtacggtttaggcactcgcccggtaccgcacaaccctcccaaaggccgagaacaaattaaaacttgccctcgaactgggaatcgaacccggtacctcTCACCTAGCTGctacttaataagaccgctaggcccCTAGAGTTAcagtttttatgtatatttaaactttcttttttCAGGAGAGCAACATCGACATGTGCGGACGCGGAAGTCTCccaacaaaaaatgttttatgggTACCTTTTACAATACTTCATATTTTATggatcaaaataatattttaaatttgatgttTTTCCTTAGCCGTCTATATAAGTATCAgaatcaaattatatttccaataaaaaatcgTAGACATGTCTGTTAACATATCAGTGTTTATAAATTTCTAGAAAATAATAGTCTCAAGGTGCCACATTTATTGGCATATTCATATCAATGTATAGtttaattagatttaagtGTTATTCAACCAAAGTAATTTATCTCAATGTTAATAGATGGTGTTTAGTTATTGTCCTTTCTCCGTCCTGAGTTTATGATTGGGAAATATTGAAAAGCTGCCTAGTATATTAAACTATACTGTGAAATCATTATGGgttaatttaagttatttttaaataagaaaagtctatacaaataaatatttattgtaacaaaagttgttttattttaaaggtatACCTAACATTGAATGGTTATTGTCTATTAGCATAATTAATCTATAATCTTTCATcctacttataaataatttttatgaacttttactaactactaactcagacaaaaaatgttttaaacaattttaataatatttagtacatacatacagaTTTAGACAAAGTATTTGTAGCACAGTTTTtggaaaattatttcaattatttaaaaatattttaatggcaaagaaacaaaaaataaaatctatgaaataaaacaaaaaggtcTAAATCATAAAGACAATATAGCAATTAACtttcaatttgatttttagtaataaattcaTTCACCTCAGCTGCTAGGATTTCGTATCTTTGTTGCCGCAGAAGTGACTCCTGCAGTTTTTCCAGTTGTTCTCCACCCTCCATAAAAATTTTGAGACTTGGTATATTTACACCACCCTCTCTATGCTCTGTTACTCGATCTTGAGGATAGTTGTAAGTTCTAATTTTCTCATTGCGATTGCTTGAGCCAACCTGAAATGACACACCaaccataattaataaattggatCAAGTAGGTAAAGGTAAGTATAGGTAAGGtagtaataactttattcatatatatatatatatatatgttataggtatgttaaaaaatataattgaattaataaaatcttatattgCTAAAGTAATTGAAATAGCTTTTCTactattaattacaaatagctataattaataaatcaaatctAGAAAAAAACTTCACATAATGTAAgcaaaacacaatacatatgTTATGTTAACAGAGAATTCACAGAATATGTATGAATACATAGAATAATAGGAGTTGTACCTGCGCTTTCCTTTCACTGTTAATTTTTGAGGACTGTTCTTCAATTTGTTTCTGTAATAATAAGGCTCTTAGTTTTTCCATTgcaatttctttgtttttaatttgtgacCTTCCTTCTTGACATTCTACTGTAGTACCAGTCGGAGTATGGATGAGTCTGACTGCACTATCCGTTGTGTTCACATGCTGACCCCCAGCACCACTGGCTCTTTTAGTTTCAACAATGATATCTTTCGCTGGGATATCAAGCTCCATCTCAGTTGCTTGTGGTAAAACAGCAACTGATACTGTGCTAGTATGAATACGTCCACCTTTTTCTGTGACAGGAATTCTTTGTACTCTATGCACTCCTGCTTCCATCTTCATCAATTCAGGGGCCCCATACCCTTTCATTAACATTGATGCTTTACGAATACCACCTATGTCTGATTTTTCAATTGATGCTATATCAACTTCCCACTCTTTATATTCAGCATAAGACTGatacaattcaaataattCTTTAGCAAATAGCATAGATTCTTGACCTCCAGCACCTGCTGTTACTTCAAGTACAATACCACCATTGGTGACGCATGGTGCCagtaatattgattttaaatcgTCATCAACTTCTGTCAGCTGAGTCAGATATATCTGTGCTTCCTCTTTaatcattttcttaatttcttCATCATTGTTATCTTTTTTAGTTAATTCTTTTAATGATTCTATGCTGTCGTATAAGGCTACTCTCTGCTCTAAAACATAAACTATAGGTTTAATTTCGTTTAAGCGTCTCGTCTCTTCCGATGATCTACGAGATTTTATATGCAAGGTATCATATTCAATCATTAATTGTTTCAAATATGTTTGGACAGCCGTatctgttatttttaatacattttgagAATAATTTGTATGGATTATAGTGTTCGTTGTTCTCTGAAGTAAGCAACCAAGATAGGTTAATTTTGATCTTAACATTGTAAgcgtattttaattgttatctTGCTAAAAACGGTTTGAATATTTAAgcattacttttatataattttcgtACTATTTAGCTGTTCTGCAGTACAaagtattaacattaaaacataaataaaagttgacttttaaaatttatactaaTGGTTACTGTCAATTTCAGAATCAGAATACTCAATAGTCAATAGTCAATACACTGATGAGTGATGACTGAAAACACTtatgacttttttttttataatggctctggcacgatttgtgcattagccagcgtcaagtataggattttttataattcgtgcttgtctttagaaattcgactttcgtttaagcactcgcccggtaccgcataACCCCCCTCCctaaggccgagaacaaattttaaattaaattaaaacttgccctcgaaccagGAATctaacccggtacccctcacctagctgccacttaataagaccgctaggctatgaggctcCCTAGTCCCTACACCTATGACTTAACAGTTAACATACAACACAGATTAAGTCGAGATAGACAGTGGTCACAGACTAGTGAAATATCAATCAAATGACAGCAGACAGTGCTATTTGAGagttgaaaaaaataactactTTGACATTGTCAATGTGTAGGtaagacataaaaaaaatgaacatTTAACAAACTATAATATgtgcaataaattttattgtaatcaatattttcaacTTATTGCCATAAAGTACGTAATTTATAAGctactttaattattaaaactgtttattgTTATGCTTAAAAGTAGGGATTCAGGGATgagtttatttttcaaataaaagcagccctgcgattctgtaactcacttcacgaactcacacagcggtttttgcatcggcggtcgctctcaaatcagtcgtgaagcagtcattttatgatttggcattctgataaacaataaactacaagctcccaccttttcagaatgccaaatcataaaatgactgcttcacgactgatttgagagcgaccgccgatgcgaaaaccgctgtgtgagttcg
The Pieris napi chromosome 1, ilPieNapi1.2, whole genome shotgun sequence DNA segment above includes these coding regions:
- the LOC125050417 gene encoding voltage-dependent calcium channel subunit alpha-2/delta-3 isoform X10 — protein: MCYRAGVIFLLLSFESTYFTARAQHVPNSRISFNTVQGWGVKLGTELYHFGEFITRKKEVEDSWKSAQIESRDGEKLVQSVADDIRAMMELKISAVKRIVEAAENMAFDKQDDPVPEDFQFFNSKEMEDLLDDSITTTPEPEFHNENNIDRPPSKNVRLYQNPHFSNIPVNINFTSVHVPTNVYAWAPEVIKGIHWSEGLDTHFINNYQSDPTLSWQYFGSSTGFMRHYPAMKWRADPVDIYDCRTRAWYMEAAASPKDVIVLVDRSGSMTGQRRDIAKHVVTNILDTLGNNDFVNVMTFADTVEEIVPCFEDSLVQATLGNIREFKLALENFETMEIANFSAALTRAFDLLEIYRNNSGGANCNQAIMLVTDGVPYNYKEIFEKYNWKYDTPVRVFTYLIGREVADVREVKWMACANRGYYVHLSTLAEVRERVLEHVNVLARPLVLQREKHPVVWTPVYANVTDPKVADYLWEQRERAEQKERFMSQRRDKALFNSEKEQNRRWKITQMKQGQYSEIGNSQYQLMTSVSMPIYDLRHNENITENVLINEAYWVSVTKEMRIARLLGVAGTDVPLSEIQALMAPYKIGVNGYAFMVTNNGYILIHPDLRPVFQQILKPSYNSVDMIEVELFDDDRSPRNFSKELTALRQDVIDQKTGNKIMNVKYHMDDMKRVSRGKKHYFWTGISDSPFTLVVTIPENYGRHRITPPPTDDIHRLSLTSKNISARQYLSDKWSVHPDWLYCRHYERTFATPEEELLYFLERVAKPGWRWPAKPRPPEHHKNKQGHGHNGSVDSERKPAQRIEYYCDHGLMQALVYDARNTAWFNKSISESASDEKAAEFIQRFGYIVAFLATHSGLTRWQMHPPKEHDDKVEFGKVWPRAIDEVWYRRAVEQHYVDPLSYVYSVEMNTEKFPLNVSSALVTAAHAVFHSDGHRKAPAAVVGFQFKHERLTEWFDNITSSCEHNKECVTCASEEWDCYLVDNNGWIVVSKDSTQTGQFFGKIRPDIMQKLVEDEVFRTVHVIDYQAVCFREKKVTNPASTIRTPMENLRLIMSWFVTTSVWLYNSVSLTFAQSSYFDDEYVTSTVAYQNYENDEDTDDPSMSKPPTRIHERDFEKIVLINRTRPTPCDREMFLYQIDYKNLEAKLNKPLTECSRPFYAQLVNYTNMLLVVVDAMCAKKDVSILSIDPAEVQYNESLPCLKHKHPLYRKQPSSCIRNHTEESNIDMCGRGSLPTKNVLWVPFTILHILWIKIIF
- the LOC125050417 gene encoding voltage-dependent calcium channel subunit alpha-2/delta-3 isoform X11 — its product is MCYRAGVIFLLLSFESTYFTARAQHVPNSRISFNTVQGWGVKLGTELYHFGEFITRKKEVEDSWKSAQIESRDGEKLVQSVADDIRAMMELKISAVKRIVEAAENMAFDKQDDPVPEDFQFFNSKEMEDLLDDSITTTPEPEFHNENNIDRPPSKNVRLYQNPHFSNIPVNINFTSVHVPTNVYAWAPEVIKGIHWSEGLDTHFINNYQSDPTLSWQYFGSSTGFMRHYPAMKWRADPVDIYDCRTRAWYMEAAASPKDVIVLVDRSGSMTGQRRDIAKHVVTNILDTLGNNDFVNVMTFADTVEEIVPCFEDSLVQATLGNIREFKLALENFETMEIANFSAALTRAFDLLEIYRNNSGGANCNQAIMLVTDGVPYNYKEIFEKYNWKYDTPVRVFTYLIGREVADVREVKWMACANRGYYVHLSTLAEVRERVLEHVNVLARPLVLQREKHPVVWTPVYANVTDPKVADYLWEQRERAEQKERFMSQRRDKALFNSEKEQNRRWKITQMKQGQYSEIGNSQYQLMTSVSMPIYDLRHNEMRIARLLGVAGTDVPLSEIQALMAPYKIGVNGYAFMVTNNGYILIHPDLRPVFQQILKPSYNSVDMIEVELFDDDRSPRNFSKELTALRQDVIDQKTGNKIMNVKYHMDDMKRVSRGKKHYFWTGISDSPFTLVVTIPENYGRHRITPPPTDDIHRLSLTSKNISARQYLSDKWSVHPDWLYCRHYERTFATPEEELLYFLERVAKPGWRWPAKPRPPEHHKNKQGHGHNGSVDSERKPAQRIEYYCDHGLMQALVYDARNTAWFNKSISESASDEKAAEFIQRFGYIVAFLATHSGLTRWQMHPPKEHDDKVEFGKVWPRAIDEVWYRRAVEQHYVDPLSYVYSVEMNTEKFPLNVSSALVTAAHAVFHSDGHRKAPAAVVGFQFKHERLTEWFDNITSSCEHNKECVTCASEEWDCYLVDNNGWIVVSKDSTQTGQFFGKIRPDIMQKLVEDEVFRTVHVIDYQAVCFREKKVTNPASTIRTPMENLRLIMSWFVTTSVWLYNSVSLTFAQSSYFDDEYVTSTVAYQNYENDEDTDDPSMSKPPTRIHERDFEKIVLINRTRPTPCDREMFLYQIDYKNLEAKLNKPLTECSRPFYAQLVNYTNMLLVVVDAMCAKKDVSILSIDPAEVQYNESLPCLKHKHPLYRKQPSSCIRNHTEESNIDMCGRGSLPTKNVLWVPFTILHILWIKIIF